One genomic window of Fusarium keratoplasticum isolate Fu6.1 chromosome 3, whole genome shotgun sequence includes the following:
- a CDS encoding HET domain-containing protein produces the protein MSDWCNVCDKLLSLLQVPVGRPSHPEYRIDWDEVLASVCPYHPKLLATILGVDLKPNAAEDISVLQFKGYDHIQIVATVKSSDGEKQFGSGELQLLSIAQDGRRTDGPGKLVNLQWIQPGLVRRWKEKCLALHGNTCGSDSEFGHGIQPTWVIDVQRQCLVRPLPSDKYVALSYVWGKVPTFMTKLNNVAQLQKPSSLAAGNTDIPIPRTIRDAMSCVQELGERYLWTDSLCIVQDDFALKSTEINNMAAIYSNATLTIIAADGVDADSGLPGLEGLTASRFAEQKIHTLRPGIEVVESIGPSPGLFAEPTKWSTRGWTYQEYVFSQRRLLFEGGWVRWICASDTWCEVGEARDADGAGNLDVRRAISRPVPNLELLNSMINQYNRRDLTYPEDALNGLTGVLNAFTPRFGGGFISGLPAAIFHIAVLWEPFDTLTRRQAATSSHTDVCLPSWSWIGWKGGLAPFAWSPALEFVRSSKIREGARFFDRVKPLVEWSWKKDLKAESNRVYCTWFEYQKKFAETGLDSSPPCPPGWMRHEAKPPASEEEFIYQGPKPGYPPDYFYKHESEPESEFWYPIPLPDASPLPATQIAAPFISCQTKRAFAYRGEVITPTYRRGGVVISLRDVTSTWLGALRLHERPTWMDGGTDDISNQPIELVEIALGSVPEDARKWLPYHQVLDEWDHEERPKSGDVYKYYFVLWIERKGDVAYRRGLGRVEQQLWETQTLESIELTLG, from the exons ATGTCTGAC TGGTGCAACGTCTGCGACAAGTTGCTAAGTCTGCTTCAAGTGCCAGTTGGTCGCCCTAGTCATCCAGAGTATCGCATAGATTGGGAcgaggtcttggcctctgtATGCCCCTATCATCCAAAGCTGCTTGCCACCATCCTAGGTGTCGACCTAAAGCCTAACGCTGCTGAAGATATATCTGTTCTTCAGTTTAAAGGATATGACCACATCCAAATCGTCGCCACTGTCAAGTCTTCAGATGGTGAGAAGCAATTCGGATCAGGGGAACTACAACTGCTTTCGATAGCACAAGATGGTCGACGAACCGACGGCCCAGGGAAACTTGTCAACCTACAATGGATTCAGCCCGGTCTGGTTAGACGATGGAAGGAGAAATGCCTTGCTCTACATGGAAATACTTGCGGGTCGGATTCGGAATTCGGCCATGGAATTCAACCAACATGGGTCATCGACGTTCAGCGTCAATGCCTCGTGCGACCATTGCCCTCCGACAAGTACGTGGCTTTAAGCTATGTATGGGGCAAAGTACCTACTTTCATGACGAAACTCAACAACGTTGCTCAGCTACAGAAGCCCTCGTCGTTGGCTGCTGGCAATACGGACATACCCATCCCAAGAACCATTCGAGATGCCATGAGCTGTGTTCAAGAGCTTGGTGAGCGATATCTTTGGACGGATTCTTTGTGTATCGTTCAAGATGACTTTGCACTGAAGAGCACCGAGATAAACAACATGGCGGCCATTTACTCTAATGCTACCTTGACGATAATTGCCGCTGACGGAGTCGACGCTGACAGTGGTCTTCCGGGGCTTGAGGGCCTCACTGCATCGAGGTTTGCAGAACAGAAGATTCACACATTACGGCCTGGGATTGAGGTCGTCGAGAGCATCGGACCTTCTCCTGGGCTATTCGCAGAACCAACAAAATGGAGCACGCGCGGATGGACTTATCAAGAGTACGTCTTCTCGCAGCGCAGGCTTCTATTTGAGGGCGGCTGGGTGCGATGGATCTGCGCCAGTGATACCTGGTGTGAGGTTGGAGAGGCGCGCGATGCAGATGGTGCTGGAAATTTGGACGTACGAAGAGCCATCTCCAGGCCTGTTCCTAATCTGGAACTGCTGAACTCCATGATCAATCAGTACAATAGGAGGGATCTGACGTATCCAGAAGATGCCCTGAATGGACTGACTGGCGTTCTGAACGCTTTTACGCCCAGGTTTGGCGGGGGATTCATCTCTGGCCTCCCGGCTGCCATATTTCACATAGCAGTCCTGTGGGAGCCCTTTGATACGCTCACTCGTCGACAGGCAGCAACATCTTCACATACCGACGTCTGCTTgccgagctggagctggataGGTTGGAAAGGCGGCCTAGCGCCATTCGCCTGGTCGCCGGCCTTGGAGTTTGTGAGATCAAGCAAGATCAGGGAGGGAGCACGTTTCTTTGACAGAGTCAAGCCTCTTGTTGAATggagctggaagaaggaCCTCAAAGCGGAAAGCAACCGAGTTTATTGCACTTGGTTCGAATACCAGAAGAAGTTCGCTGAAACAGGTTTAGATTCATcacctccttgtcctccagGCTGGATGAGACACGAAGCCAAACCTCCGGCTTCAGAGGAGGAATTCATCTACCAGGGACCAAAACCGGGTTACCCACCGGATTATTTCTACAAGCACGAATCCGAGCCAGAGTCTGAGTTTTGGTATCCAATTCCATTGCCAGACGCATCACCTTTGCCGGCAACCCAGATAGCTGCGCCGTTCATTTCTTGCCAGACGAAAAGAGCGTTTGCATATCGCGGCGAGGTTATCACACCGACGTATAGAAGAGGCGGTGTCGTGATATCGCTTCGAGATGTGACATCTACTTGGCTTGGGGCTCTGCGGCTGCATGAAAGACCaacatggatggacggaGGTACGGATGATATCAGTAACCAACCCATAGAACTGGTCGAGATCGCCCTTGGGTCTGTTCCGGAGGATGCTCGAAAGTGGCTGCCGTATCATCAGGTGCTAGACGAATGGGATCATGAGGAGAGGCCAAAGAGTGGTGATGTCTACAAATATTACTTTGTCTTGTGGATTGAGAGGAAAGGTGATGTTGCGTATAGGAGGGGTCTGGGACGGGTGGAGCAGCAACTCTGGGAGACACAGACACTAGAGAGTATTGAGTTGACTCTTGGATGA
- a CDS encoding Laccase-2: MHHPFNIANAIFWWHITLAFPELGIALPNELHPRAVCDGNTATTRSQWCDYSIDTDYWTEPVDTGVTREYWLELTDVVVSPDGRPRSAMAVNGSIPGPTIIADWGDTVVVHVTNSLSTSLNGTSIHWHGIRQNFTNQHDGVTAITQCPVAVNETITYEWKATQYGSSWYHSHFGLQAYQGIFGGIIINGPATANYDEDLGSLFLNDWDSQTVDELYQEAELNGPPALENGLINGTNVYGEDGDEAQTGTRFTLPFTAGTSYRLRIVNAAIDTHWKFSIDGHSLTVIAADLVPVEPYTTEYVNIGIGQRIDVIVNADQADVSDNFWLRAVPQSACSNIESADNVRGIVYYGESPSTPDTSAYEFVDGCEDETPNLVPAVPKTVQGAEWSDFEDATVGRNDAGLFRWYLNSTTFLVDWSAPTLQSLLSGSTNWETQNAVIEFPEYQWIYFVIQTTLPVPHPIHLHGHDFFILAQGTGTYDSSVALNTNNPPRRDTAMLPASGYMVMAWETDNPGAWLMHCHIGWHVSEGFALQFIERASEIPAIVDSSLLSDVCTEWNAHKDEYEIVQHDSGV; the protein is encoded by the exons ATGCATCACCCCTTCAACATTGCCAACGCCATTTTCTGGTGGCACATTACCTTGGCTTTTCCAGAATTAGGAATTGCACTACCCAACGAACTTCATCCCCGTGCCGTATGTGACGGAAACACAGCGACCACTCGGAGCCAGTGGTGCGACTACTCCATCGATACCGACTACTGGACTGAGCCAGTTGATACTGGCGTCACCAGGGAGTACTGGCTTGAGTTGACAGACGTCGTTGTTTCTCCGGATGGGCGACCAAGATCTGCTATGGCAGTCAATGGAAGCATTCCCGGCCCTACCATCATTGCGGACTGGGGTGACACTGTTGTCGTTCATGTTACCAACTCTCTCTCTACGTCTTTAAACGGAACATCTATTCACTGGCATGGTATTCGACAAAACTTCACCAACCAGCATGATGGCGTAACTGCTATTACGCAGTGCCCTGTTGCTGTCAATGAAACGATTACCTATGAGTGGAAAGCAACACAGTATGGCAGCAGCTGGTATCATTCCCATTTTGGACTGCAGGCATACCAAGGGATCTTTGGCGGCATTATAATTAATGGTCCTGCGACAGCCAATTACGATGAAGACCTTGGTTCCCTTTTCCTGAACGACTGGGATTCTCAGACTGTGGATGAGCTCTATCAGGAGGCTGAGCTAAATGGGCCTCCGGCCTTGGAGAACGGCCTCATCAACGGGACCAACGTCTacggggaagatggagatgaagcaCAGACCGGAACTCGGTTCACTTTGCCCTTTACGGCAGGAACTTCATACCGTCTCAGGATCGTTAATGCCGCAATCGACACGCACTGGAAGTTCTCTATTGACGGTCATTCTTTGACAGTCATTGCTGCAGACTTGGTGCCCGTGGAGCCTTATACGACCGAATATGTCAACATCGGCATAG GACAACGAATCGATGTCATCGTCAACGCCGATCAGGCTGACGTGTCAGATAACTTCTGGCTAAGGGCCGTTCCCCAGTCAGCCTGCTCCAACATCGAAAGCGCCGACAATGTCAGGGGCATTGTCTATTACGGCGAAAGCCCATCGACTCCAGACACATCTGCATACGAGTTTGTGGACGGATGTGAAGATGAGACCCCAAATCTCGTTCCGGCTGTTCCGAAGACTGTTCAGGGAGCCGAATGGAGCGACTTCGAGGACGCCACTGTGGGCCGAAACGATGCTGGACTCTTCAGATGGTACCTAAACAGCACTACGTTTCTCGTCGACTGGAGTGCCCCGACACTACAATCGCTTCTTAGCGGTTCTACTAACTGGGAGACCCAAAACGCCGTCATCGAGTTCCCAGAATACCAGTGGATCTACTTTGTTATTCAGACAACCCTCCCGGTTCCTCACCCTATCCATCTGCATGGACACGACTTTTTTATCCTCGCACAGGGTACTGGCACCTATGACTCCTCTGTGGCGCTGAATACTAATAATCCGCCTCGCCGAGACACGGCAATGCTGCCAGCTTCTGGAtacatggtgatggcttggGAGACGGACAACCCAGGCGCCTGGCTTATGCACTGTCATATTGGCTGGCATGTTTCTGAGGGTTTTGCTCTGCAGTTTATTGAGAGAGCTAGCGAGATCCCTGCGATCGTAGATAGCTCGTTGTTGTCTGATGTGTGTACAGAATGGAACGCACACAAGGATGAGTATGAAATTGTGCAGCATGACTCTGGTGTGTGA